The Mannheimia pernigra sequence AATTGAAATTCTAAAACAACAATTAGTTGATGTAAAAGGATACATTTTCTTTGAGTTTTCTATACCAAGAATGGGGAAGCGTGTTGATAATATTATTATCATTGGAAAAACGATCTTTATTGTTGAGTTTAAAATAGGAGCTACAAAATATGAAAAGCAGGATATCAATCAAGTCCTTGATTATGGTTTGGATTTAAGAAATTTTCATCGTTCCAGCCATTCGGCTGATTTAGTGCCTGTATTAGTTGCAGAAAAAGCACCCACTCAAACTTCATTTAATTTTGAAATGGCTCGCAATTTTCAGACAGCGATTATAATTAATGCTTCACAATTAAAAAATATTGTTCAATCTGTATCATCTTCGTCTATTTTAAATGTAACTGATTGGGCTAATGCGCCTTATCATCCAACTCCTACTATTGTTGAAGCTGCACAAGCACTTTATCAAGGACATAGTGTTGATGAAATTACTCGCTCTGATGCAGGAGTACAAAATTTAAGCCTAACTAACCAATGCCTACACGATATTATTGAAGAAAGTAAAAAAGAAAAACATAAAACAATTTGTTTTATTACAGGTGTTCCCGGTGCAGGTAAAACCTTAGTGGGACTGAATGCTGCAACCCAACGAATGAATATAGATGAATCAGAACACGCAGTATTTTTATCTGGTAATGGACCTTTGGTTAAGGTACTACGTGAAGCTCTTATTCGTAACACAGTAAATAATACGCCTAAAACAACCAAAAGAGATATTGCCCCAAAAGTAGAGTCCTTTATTCAGAACATTCATCATTTCCGTGATGAATATTTAAAAGATCAATCTGCACCAATAGAAAAGGTTGTTATTTTTGATGAGGCTCAGAGAGCCTGGGATAAAGAACAAGCAAGTAGTTTTATGAAAAGAAAAAGAGGATTAGATGATTTCAATCAGTCTGAACCTCAATTCTTAATTGATGTTATGAACCGTCATCAAGATTGGTGTGTCATCATTTGTTTAATAGGCGGTGGGCAAGAAATCAATATCGGGGAGGCCGGCTTATCAGAATGGATTCGCGCATTAAAAATACATTTTCCTGATTGGGATATTTATTATTCTCCCTACCTGCTTGAACATTCTGAATATTTAAGTGAATCGCCATTGTCTGAATATTTAGTGCATAAAGGGCAGAAAAGTCCTCAACTGCATTTAGCCATTTCTGTGAGATCATTTCGCTCTGAAAGATTATCTGATTTCATTAATGCTTTATTAAAACGGGATAATGATTTAGCTAAGAAACTATATCAAATTATTCAAAATGATTATCCGATTCTTCTTACTAGAAATCTAGATATTGCAAAGCAGTGGCTAAAAGAACGAGCAAAAGGAAGTGAGCGTTACGGTTTGCTATCTTCATCCGGCGCAAGAAGATTAAAAGCATTTGGGGTAGATTGCAAGAATGAAATTAATGAGTCTGACTGGTTTTTAAATGATAATAATGATGTACGTTCGAATTGTTTTTTGGAAGATATAGCGACGGAATTTAGTGTACAAGGATTAGAGCTTGATTGGACTTGTGTTGCTTGGGATGCTAATTTTTATATTAAAGATAATCGTTGGTGTTTTCAAAACTTCAAAGGGAGTAAATGGCAAAATATCAATCAAGAACAGGCACAAAATTATCTATTAAATGCTTATCGAGTTTTATTAACACGAGCAAGACAAGGTATGATTATTTGGGTTCCTTATGGTAGTAACGAGGATAAAACACGCTTACCTGAATATTACGATTCTATATATCACTATTTAAAAGAAATAGGAATTAAGGAACTTGAATAAGATATTAAATGAGAAATGCTACCTCAATATTAGAGGTAGCATTTCTATGTTTTATTTGTGATATTTAATTAAATTCACCACCTGCCACACCACCACCGTCACTAACACCGCCAACCCAAAAATCCCCACAATCCCTAATCCACCATCAACGGCTAACCAATCAAAGTGGTACGGATTTTGCAGAGCGTTGGTTTTGGCGATGGTTTGGGTTTGGATAACCAATACCCAACGTAGCCACCAGCCGAAGCCGATGAGAGCGACCACGCCGATCCATTGCAAGCGGTGATTTTTGCTCGAAAAACTGCAAACAAGAGCGATGAGCCAGCAGATACCGGTGAGATAAACAGTGATTGAGCCGTTGAAAAGTAAGGCGAAATCACGTTGGGCGGTTTCACTGCTGAATGCTAATCCTGCGATTGAAAGTGCGGTTAAAATTAACAGCGTTTGTAGGGGCTTGCGTTGCACGCCCTGATTTTCCCCAGCGGGCGTATGACATACAGCCCTACTTTTTTCGCTCACAAATTGGGTTAATCCCAACGCCACCGCCCACGCGGAGAACAGCATAATCGGCAGTAGCCACGCACTGTGCCACAAGGCTCTTGTGCCGGTTTGGTAGGTTTCAAGCACGGTGTAGCCGATAATGCCGACTGCGGTAAGCACCGAAAACAGGCGGAATGCCCATAACAAGCCTTGACTGCGTAGGAGTGGAAGGTTGAGCCACGCCAGCCATTTTGGCAGGTTGGGTTGAGCATTATGTGCTAAGGTCAGCACGAAATAACCGGCGACTGCCACACTAAACAACGGCAGGATAATCGCCCCCCACGCCATCGGCGACCACCAGGCAAAATCGGTGTAGAAATGCAGAATTCGGCTTGGCTGGTGCAGGTCGGCAGTCAGAGCCACCGGAGCGACAATTGAGCCGATAAAGGCGACCAGCACCGCCGACTGTTCGCAAGCGGTCGGTTTCTGGGCTTTTTTTGCAAACAGCACCGCCGTAAATACCGCCGTTGCCGCCACACCGACAAAGAAGAAATAATTGACAATCCACGGCAACCAAACAATATGTTGCGGTTCGACTAATACTTCACGAATCATGTTACGCCTCCCCTGTCCAAAGCATCGGCTGACCATCGACTTTGCTCACAAACGCCTCGTCCAGCCCTAAATAAAAGACGTGCGGCACCGTGCCGGATTCCGGTTTCAGCACTTTCAACTCGTCTTTATGTTGTTGATAAAGTTGAGAAATTTGGCTTTTCGGATCGTTCAAATCGCCAATCACCCTCGCTCCGCCCACGCAACTTTCTACGCACGCTGGGAGCAAACCTGCCTCCAAACGGTGCGAGCAGAAGGTACATTTGTCGGCGGTTTTGCTCTCTTCATTGATAAAACGGGCATCGTACGGACACGCCTGCACGCAGTAACCGCAACCGATACACTGCTCGTTGTTGATCACCACAATCCCGTCTTTGCGTTGGAAGGTCGCCTGCACCGGACAGACCGGCACGCACGGTGGTTGGTCGCAGTGGTTACACAGGCGAGGCAACACCACATTATTCGCCACCTGCTGACCGTTGGTGATTTCATACTGACGCACCGTGGTGCGGAAGCTGTGCAGCGGTGTGGCGTTCTCCACTGAACAGCTCACCGTACAAGCCTGACAGCCGATACATTTGCGTAAATCGATCAACATTCCGTAGCGTTTCGTCCCGTCGCCCTCACGGCGATCAGGCATAAACGCCTTCGCCTGAGCCAACGGCATCGCAGCCGCCCCCACGGTTAAGGCGGACTTCAAAAATAATCGTTTTGTAATATCCATACGTCCCCACAATCATAAAAAAATCAACGAGGGTATTGTAGAAACGGGCAGATTGGGTGGGTATTGTGGTTTTCCACATATCAGGGGGAAGTTTGATTTGGGTCAAGGGGGAAAAGAATAAGCGGGCTATGGTAGGGGATTTTTTTAAATGATAATTTTATTTATAAAAATAATTCACTATGAAGTCACAGAGTTATTCACTCTGTAACCCAAAAATCTCCATTTTTACTACAATAGGGATTTTACCCAGATAAAATGGTATTTCTGATAATACTTTTCAAGAAATATTCCACTCCTACACTAATAAACTTCTCATAAAGAAGATTAAATAGTAAGTATAGTATTCTTGATTTTATACTATACCCACTAAATTATAGAGATAATAATATTTTATTTATCTAATAAATTTTTATTTATAATAACTGGAATTTCTATGTTTTTAGGGGATTTAAATTGTTCGCACATCATTGAACAATTTATTAAGAACTCTCCTTCCTGTAATGGAGAAATGTATAGTTTATGTGGTAATCTGATTTCTCTAGTATGCAAAAGATCTGTGATTTTTATAGAAACTGAATTCCCTTCAACCCATAATTTTTTATAACCATTATTATTTAATAAATAAGAATTAGATAAACGACTTAAGCTCTGAAAATTACTAGACTTGGTATCTAAAAATAGATTGCCAAGATCTTTATAAGGACGCATTAAATTTGAATAATGATTAATGTTTTTCATAAAAGGGTTTATGCTTTCCATATATTTTTTACGAGCATTAAAAATAGGATTTATTGGAATTTCTAACTTAGGCTCTTTAATTTCTTCCAAAAATTCCTCTGTAAAAACTCGTACTTCTTTTGGAAATTCAAGATCTATATAAATTTCAGTAGCTTTAATGATGCCTATATTTGCTATTGATATTTCTAATAAAGATGAGTGATTTGTAATTAACTCATACTCTAATTTATTTTTATTAAATTTATCAATATCTTCTATGCTAGGAATCTTAGAATTAAATTCTTCTATTTCTTCATCTTTAATAAATGGCAATAGTTTTTCATCAATCTCATCTTTTTTGATCTTTTGATACTGCATTTTTTTTATCAATCCATCTACTATTTCAGGATAAATTAAAGATATTTTATATTCGTTATTCAATAGAATTTCTAATTCGGGAAGTTCATTATTTTTTCTATAACGATCTAGCTCTGAACGTAATTCACTATTTTCTCTACTCAATCTAGCTAGTTCATTAGCCATTTCTGGAGAGGCTGCTTGATCTCCTCGAATCCAGCCAATAGAAGGATTATGGTGAAAAGCCTTAAATAAGGCAGTTTGCATTTTAGCTACTAAATCATCTGAATCATCCCAAAATTGACACATTTTAGTTTTAGCTTTTTCAATAAACTTTTCTAATTTAGCAGTTAGTTCAGGATCTTGTTCTCTTTCGGTTGGTAATGTCGCTATATTTCTATTCCTAATAAATGCAAGAACAGGAATATTTTTATTCACAGCATAGTCATATTCCCTTTCTGTATAACTAATACCTGATACTGGCTCAATACTGCCGTATCTATGCCCTATAATCACTACATAATAATCACTATTATCGATAGTTCTTTGAATAATACTCCATTGCTGTTCATTCGCAGCACTAAACATTTCCATTCCAGCAGGAAATTGTTCCAATGAAAGAATACTATTAATAACCTTATTTCTCGTTTCAACTAAATCCATATATGTTGAACTAACAAAAATTTGATGTTTTTTATTATTCATATAAACGACCTTAACACATTTTAGGTGTGGTTTGTTTGTTTTTTATACTAAAATAACAGTTGGTATAAATATTGTTCATAGTTTAAAACTATAGTTTTCTCTGAAATCTTTATATTCTTTATAGTTTTAGCTGTAAGAATTTTAGAGGCGTCTCGCTGCTTAATCATATATTTTAGATCATCAAAAGTAAAAGGCTTCATCTAACCTTCGGCATCTAGTACAATAACAAGTACTAGGTTACACATAGCCGAGCAGCTCTTATATAACAAAATTCCCAATTTTTGTGCATATTTCTACTGAATTTTCACACTCAACCTATTACTATAACCATATTGATTAACCTAACTACCCAAAATGAAACGCCTACTTCTCTTCCTCCTATTCCTCTCCCACACCGTTTGGGCAGAAACCTACCAAATCGGTATTCTCGCCCAGCGTGGGGAAGCCTATACACGCACTCACTGGCAACCTTGGGTGGATTGGTTGAACGGGCAGTTTCCGAATGAGCAGTTTGAGCTTGTGCCATTGGGCTTGGGCGAGGCGAACAGTCGGGCGGAGTTGGATTTTTTGCTGACTAACCAAGCCCAGTTTTTCTATTTAAGTCGGCAGAATGTCCGTTGGTTGGCGACGCTCAACAGCCCTCATTCGGCGGACGGCGGCTCGGTCGGCAGTAGCATTTGGGTGCGTGCCGACAGCCCTTATCAACGCCTGACCGATCTGAAAGGCAAAACCCTGAGTGCGGTGGATAACGATGCGTTCGGCGGTTTCCTGCTCGGCTACTACGAATTTCATCGGCAAGGAATGCAACAAAACCGAGATTTTGACGTGCAGTTTTCTGGCTTTCCGGTGGATAACACCTTGTTTTTATTGGCAGAAAATCAGGTTGAAGCGGCGATTGCCCCCATCTGTTTAATGGAAGATCTGGCGAAAGAGGGCAAGATCAAGAGGTCGGATTTCCGCTTAATTTTGCAAAATCCGCAGGCTCGGGGCTGTGAAGCCAGTACCGAGCTGTTGCCAAACTGGTCGTTGGCGGCGATGCCGAATGTGCCGAACGCCCTTGTCGCCCAAATTTCGACCGCACTTTTGGCGAGCCAATCGCCCGATTTGCCTCGTTGGACACCGCCGTTTTCCTCGTTCCAAGCTGACCTGATTTTGCGTGAGCTGTATCGCCACCCGCAGCAAAAAAGCCTGTGGGACACGGTGCTGGACTGGGTTCGCCTCAACCAATTCGGGCTGCTGGCGGTCGCTGCCTTTATCCTGTTCAACCTCGCCGCCCTTCGCTATCAGGTCTATCGCAAAAGCAAGGCGTTGCGTGCCGCTCACCGCAAAATGCAGCAATATCAGCAGGAACTGGCAACCGCTGACCGTCTGACGCTTTTAGGTGAGATGAGCACGGGCTTCGCCCACGAGCTGAAACAGCCGCTGTCGGCGATTCGAATGTACGCCGAGGGCTTGAAAAATCAGACCAACGACAGCTATCAGAGGCTGATTTTGGACAAGCTTATCGCCCAAGTGGATCGCTCGACCAACACGATGCAGGCGATTCGGGATTGGGCGAAAAAACGCCCGAGCGGCGAGCCGCAAGCGGTAGTTTTGAACGAATTAATTGCAAAAGTGGTGGAATTTGTCAGCGTAGAAAACCGCCAAAATGCGACAATTCATCTCTTTTCTGACAACACTTTTTCGCTTAATATAAATTCCACGGTGCTGGAGCAAGTAATAACCAATTGCTTGCTCAATGCCTTACAAGCTGGGGCAACGGCAATTGAAATCTGCCTACAAACGGTCGAAAATGAGTTAAAAATTACCATTGAAGATGATGCGGGCGGCTTCTCTCAAAGCCAACTCGACTTCCCCTTCGTCCCCTTCCGCACCGACAAACCGCACGGCTTAGGACTAGGCTTAGTCCTCTGCCAACGCCTAATGCAAACTCTCGGTGGTGGAATTGAGTTGGCGAATGGGGAGCAAGGGGCGAGGGTGACGCTGTCTATTCCTCACACGTAGGGTGGGGATCCTTGCCCACCGCTAACGAACGAATCACTATCGCAACGGAGGGCAGGGATGCCCACCCTACGGAGACAAAATGATAATACATATTTTAGATGACGATGAAGCCCTGCTTGACGCAATGGCTTTCCTACTTTCCCCACTCAATCTGCCCATCAAAACGTGGCAAAACAGCGTGGAGTTTATCGAGCAGGCAGATTTACACCAACTTGGTGTGGTATTGCTCGATATTCGTATGCCGTTGTTAGACGGTCAGCAGGTGCATCAAAAACTGCGAGAAGCCCAATCCACCTTGGCGGTAGTAATTATGACCGCCCACGGTGATGTGCCGATGGCGGTGCGTGAGCTGAAAAATGGGGCGGTGGACTTTCTGCAAAAACCAGCGACCTTTGACCAGCTCAAACAGGCAATCACCCAAGCGGAGAAAATTAGCCAACAAGCGGTTAAAATTCACGAAATTCGGCAAAATTATGTCAAACTCACCGAAAAAGAGCAAAATCTCGCACCGCTGATTATGCAAGGTTTTACCAACAAACAGATCGCCGATAAACTGGCGGTTTCCGTACGAACGGTAGAAGTTCATCGGGCGAATGTAATGGTAAAAATGCAGGCGGAAAGCTTGGCTGGATTGGTCCAGAAAATTAGTGATTTGCAAAAAATATAGGAAATTTAACCGCTAGCCTATTTTTGAATATGAGTAATATGATGTCTGATCTTCTATAAATAAATCTTGTAATGGCAAAGATATTCTCCTTTTATTGGGTTTGGTTGTAAAAACTTTATAGTATCTACAACTTAATTTGATTTTTAGCTGTATGTTCTCAATAATTAAGATAAAGAGCTTTTTCTACTATAGATATACCTTGCTTATATCTTTGCATAAAATGTTTATATCCTTCATTTACTGTTTTATCTGGCTGTATAAGATTAAGCTGAGTGGTATTGAATATCTTTTTATCTAGATAATCTTCCAAATTACAGCCATCAGAAACTTCTAGAAAGTTCGCCAGTAATGCAATTCCCCAAGCTCCGCCATTTGAGGCCGTACTTGCTGTAGCTAATGGAATACCTAATGCAGAGGCTAGAATTTTTTGAGCAACTCCTTCTGTTTTAAAAATTCCACCATGTCCTAAAATTCGAGATATCTCCACTTTTTCTTGGTTAATGAGAATATCCATTCCTAATTTCATTGCACCAAAGGCAGTATAGAGGTGTACTTTCATAAAATTGGCTAGATTAAATCGGGCTTTGGTGGGGTGTAAAAACATAGGGCAACCTTCGGATAGCCCAACATTATGTTCTCCAGAGTGGAAACCATAAGCGAGAAGTCCTCCACAATCAGCTTCACCTTGTAATGCTTGTAGGAAGAGTGTTTCATAAAGTTCTTCAGTACATACATTAACACCGAAGGTATCTAGACATTCACGGAATAGATTTACCCAAGCATTGATGTCAGAGGTGCAATTATTGGCGTGAGCCATTGCGACTAATTTACCTGTTGGGGTCGTGACAATATCTAGTTCTGAATAGACTTTGGAAAGGGCTTTTTCTAGAACTATCATAGCAAATGCAGAAGTGCCGGCTGATATATTTCCTGTTTTCTCTTTGATGCAATTAGTAGCGATCATTCCTGTGCCAGCATCTCCCTCTGGAGGGCAGAGTGGAATGCCAGCATTTAATGCTCCACTAGGGTCAAGTAATTTTGCGCCTTTTTTAGTTAATTTACCCGCTTGTTCGCCAGCAACCAAAACTTTGGGTAATATAGATTCTAATCTCCAAGGCATTCCGAATTTAGTAATAGCTTCATCAAATTGTGTCAGCATTTGTTGGTTGTAGGAATTTGATTTAATATCAATAGGAAACATTCCTGAAGCATCACCTACGCCAAGTACTTTATGATCGGTTAGTTGCCAATGTATGTAGCCAGATAAAGTTGTTAGATAATCAATATTTGCTAAATGTGGCTCTTGGTTTAAAAGTGCTTGATATAAATGAGCAATGCTCCATCTTTGTGGTATCGGATACTGAAATAGCTCTGTAAGCTGTTCGGATGCATCTCTAGTAATGTTATTTCGCCAAGTTCTAAAAGGAACAAGCTGGTTTCCTTGTTTATCAAATGGTAAATAGCCGTGCATCATTGCACTAATTCCAAGAGCTTTGGCGCTACGAATAACGGTATGATATTTTTCTTTAACCGTTTTATTCAAATCAGCGTAAGCTGCTTGGAGTCTTTCCCATATTTCTGTTTGGTGGTAAGTCCAAATACCCTCAATGAGGTGATTTTCCCAATCAACACCACCTGTAGCAAGTATTGTTCCATCTGTACTGATTAGTACTGCTTTTATACGAGTTGAGCCTAACTCAATCCCAATAACGACCCTCCCTAGTTCAATAAGTTGTTTTTCATTTTGCATATATGACCACCTTAATGTTTTAATTGGAATAGATGATTTTTTTGTAAGAAGATGAACACTAGTAGCAAGCTGCCCCATAAAATCATCGTAATATAACTACTGACACTGAGCATATTTAAGCCACTTTCAATCACTTGCAATAAAACAAGAGCTAGCATAATGCCAACCAGTTTCCCTTTCCCACCATCAGGATTAATGCCACCTAATACTGATGCCAAAATAGAAATGAGTAGGTAAGAATTGCCATAAGAAGCTTTAGCTGAATTTAGTTTTGACATCATCAAAATTGCCGCAAATATACAGAGAATAGATGAGATGATATAAACCCAAATCAGTACTTTTTTCGTGTTAATGCCGGAATAATAAGTTGCTTTTTCATTATTGCCAATAAAGTAAACTGCTTTTCCCATTGATGTTTTTTCCAGGAAGAACCATACCAACCCTGCCAGTAAGAGAAAAAGTAAGATTGGTGTTGGAATACCTAGAATGGCTGATGCATTAATATTCAAAATACTTTCTGGAAAATTGGCTATTGTTGAACCATTTGTTACTAAAATGTTGATGCCATTAAGTAAGGTCATTGTACCTAATGTGGCTAAAATAGGGGAAACGCGAATAACCGCAATTAAAGTGCCATTTAGCAGACCAATAGCTAATGCACATAAGAGACTTAATATGATAGAAATAAATAGCCAAGAAATTCCTGTATATTGAGTAATAAAGTAGGCAATAATTAATGAACAGGCATTCATACTAGCGATGATTGAAAGATTGATTCCACCTGTTAGCATAGGTAATGCCATTGCTAAGGTTAAAATACCTAATACAGGAATTTGTGATGCCATAGATTGAAAATTATCGACAGACCAAAATATATCCGGAATAAGGATACTAAATACGATAACAGCAAGTGCAAACAGAGCCAGTAGATAAAAAATAGTATGATCAATTTTGTTTTTCATCGTTATACTCCTTGTTTTTTAAGTTGGCCTAATGCGGTGGTGCTAATACTTAAAATAATAATGATGCCAGTGATAATAGTTTGCCAATAGGAAGACACACCCATTAAATTTAATCCGTTCTGAATAATTGCCAATAACATTACCCCCATAACCGTACCAAATAGTGTCCCTCTTCCCCCTGATAAACTTGCTCCACCTAAAACAACCGAGGCAAGTACGGTTAATTCATATCCTAGTAAAGAATCTGGTGCAACAGATTGTACTGTGTAAGATTGAACAATACCTGCAATCCCAGCCATGAATCCCATATAGCCATAAGCAAAAAGGTGTAAGGATAATAGATTAAAACCAATACGAGACGTTGAGTCTTGGCTGCCTCCAAGTGCATAGATTTTACGCCCGATAGTTAATTTATTTGTAATCAACCCAGTAAGGATAACAGCAAAGATTGCCATTATTGCTTGGAAGGATAAACCGAATTCAAACCCATCTAAGGTAGTTTGTTTAAAGAAAATAATTTCTTGTGTAAACCATGCAGGATAGTCATATAACCAGACGCCTTTGGTGAAATAAAGTAGTCCCCCGTAAAAAATATTTAAGGTTGATATCGTGATAATAATTGAAGGTACATTAAGGCGATTAACAAAAGTTGCATTTATAAAGCCCAATAAAATTCCGATAGTAGATGAAACTATAAATACACCCAAGAAACCGATATCATATTTTCCTATCATAGTAACCATAATATATTGTGAGATGATCGTGATTGCAGGAAATGAAATATCAATTCCACCGGAAAGTAAAACGATAAATAAACCACAAGCTAAAATCATTAACATAGAATAGTTGTTGATGACATCATAAACATTTTCAATCGTTGCAAAATCACTTGTAAATAAGCTCAACAGAACAATTAAAAAGAGGATAGTCCCAGATAGAATATGATTATTACTGATTTTCATAAATAGCCTCCGAAATTGATTTTTCTGTAGCATGCATTGGTAAGAACTCATTAACTATTTTGCCCTTTTTCATTACGAGAATTCGATGGCTGTTATAGTATGCTTCTTCTATCTCATCGGTTACAAAAATTACCGCAATTCCTTGTTTGGCTAATGATTTAATAATTTGGAAAATACCGTCTTTATTGGCAATATCTACGCCAATAGTCGGTGAATCTAAGATAATAATTTGGGGATCAATGGCTAACCATTTTGCAATTGAAACACGTTGTGCATTACCACCAGAAAGTGTATTAACGGGCAACTCGGAATCGGTAACTTTAATTTTCAATGACTCAATTAAAGTTTGGCTATAGTTATATGCTTTTGGTGATTTAATAATATGCAATTTATCTGTGATTTTGTGGAAAATAGTTGAAATAATATTGTGATGAATAGATTCTGCCATAATCAGTCCAGTATTCATCCTATCTTCAGAAACATAAGCAATCCCTTTTCTAATAGCATCGCGGTTAGTGTTGAATACAACTTTTTCGCCATTTAATAATATGTCACCAGATTGAGGTTTGGTGATGCCGAATAAGCTAAGGCATAATTCAGTTCGACCTGAACCGAGTAATCCTGTTAAGGCGATAATTTCCCCTTCTCTTAGAGAAAAATTAATCTCCTCATATTGACGAGGTAAGGAGAGATCCCTGACTTCTAAAACTGTATTATTTTGCGAAAAATTGGGTAAATCTAACCGCTTGAGATCGATTTCTAATCCAGTCATTAAAAAACCTAAGCGTTTTTCATCCATTTCACTAATAGGATATTGCCCCACCATATTCCCATTCTTCAACACTAAGACACTATCAGAAACGCTCATTACTTCTTGCAATTTGTGACTGACAAAAATAATG is a genomic window containing:
- a CDS encoding ABC transporter permease, coding for MKNKIDHTIFYLLALFALAVIVFSILIPDIFWSVDNFQSMASQIPVLGILTLAMALPMLTGGINLSIIASMNACSLIIAYFITQYTGISWLFISIILSLLCALAIGLLNGTLIAVIRVSPILATLGTMTLLNGINILVTNGSTIANFPESILNINASAILGIPTPILLFLLLAGLVWFFLEKTSMGKAVYFIGNNEKATYYSGINTKKVLIWVYIISSILCIFAAILMMSKLNSAKASYGNSYLLISILASVLGGINPDGGKGKLVGIMLALVLLQVIESGLNMLSVSSYITMILWGSLLLVFIFLQKNHLFQLKH
- a CDS encoding ABC transporter permease encodes the protein MKISNNHILSGTILFLIVLLSLFTSDFATIENVYDVINNYSMLMILACGLFIVLLSGGIDISFPAITIISQYIMVTMIGKYDIGFLGVFIVSSTIGILLGFINATFVNRLNVPSIIITISTLNIFYGGLLYFTKGVWLYDYPAWFTQEIIFFKQTTLDGFEFGLSFQAIMAIFAVILTGLITNKLTIGRKIYALGGSQDSTSRIGFNLLSLHLFAYGYMGFMAGIAGIVQSYTVQSVAPDSLLGYELTVLASVVLGGASLSGGRGTLFGTVMGVMLLAIIQNGLNLMGVSSYWQTIITGIIIILSISTTALGQLKKQGV
- a CDS encoding sugar ABC transporter ATP-binding protein; the encoded protein is MAFISMQNISKTFHGVKALNQVNLSLDYGEAICLAGQNGCGKSTLIKILSGVYQPDKGADIRIGATKYTKLTPQESIEKGIQVIYQDLALFPNLTVAENIAINSHRQFGWVSQAKIYQVASDAAQSINADLDLNATLEDLPIAQQQLVAICRALAQNARLLIMDEPTASLTAKEVGDLLNVVIKLKSKGISIIFVSHKLQEVMSVSDSVLVLKNGNMVGQYPISEMDEKRLGFLMTGLEIDLKRLDLPNFSQNNTVLEVRDLSLPRQYEEINFSLREGEIIALTGLLGSGRTELCLSLFGITKPQSGDILLNGEKVVFNTNRDAIRKGIAYVSEDRMNTGLIMAESIHHNIISTIFHKITDKLHIIKSPKAYNYSQTLIESLKIKVTDSELPVNTLSGGNAQRVSIAKWLAIDPQIIILDSPTIGVDIANKDGIFQIIKSLAKQGIAVIFVTDEIEEAYYNSHRILVMKKGKIVNEFLPMHATEKSISEAIYENQ